From the genome of Streptomyces sp. NBC_00523:
GGGACACACCCACGATCACCCCGACCCCGCAGTCCGCCGAGCCTCGCCCCGACCGGGTGACCGTCACCCCCACCGTCACCCTGATCGCGGGCGAGACCGCGGACGGGCCCACGCTCGACTTGGTGGAGAAGGCCCTGCGCGAGGCGGGCGCCCAGCACGTCGTCCGCGCGGAGCGCCCCGTCCCCGGCAGGCTCACGGTGTACGCGGGTGACGCCGCCGCCCTCGCCGCGCAGAAGCTCGACGGGCCCGCCGGACTGCCCGCCGAGGGCTACGTCCTCGGGATCGGCGCCGGCCGGATCGTCCTCGCCGGCAAGGACTCCACCGGCACCTACTACGCGGCGCAGACCCTGCGCCAGGTCCTGCCGCACCGGGGCCACCCGGGCGGCAAGGCCGCCGGACTCGCCGTGCGCGACTGGCCCGGCACCGCGCTGCGCGGGGTCATCGAGGGTTTCTACGGCACCCCGTGGTCGCACGAGGCCCGCCTCGACCAGCTCGACTACTACGGCGAGCACAAGATGAACATCTACGTGTACTCGCCCAAGGACGACGACTACCTCCGGGCCAAGTGGCGCGACCCCTACCCCGCCGACCGGCTGGCGCAGATCAAGGACCTCGCCGACCGGGCGGCCCTGCGGCACGTCGAGTTCACCTACGCCCTCTCACCCGGCCTCTCGGTCTGCTACAGCTCCGACGCGGACGTGCAGGCGCTCATCGGCAAGTTCCGGACGATGTGGGACATCGGCGTCCGCACCTTCGCGGTCCCGCTGGACGACATCAGCTACACCAACTGGAACTGCGACGCCGACAAGGCGAAGTGGGGGACCGGTGGCGGCGCGGCGGGCGCTGCCCAGGCCCATCTGCTCAACCGGGTCAACCAGGAGTTCATCGCCACCCACCCCGGCGCCCAGCCGCTCCAGATGGTCCCCACCGAGTACTACAACGTCAGCTCGTCGGCGTACAAGACGGCCCTGTCCGGACAGCTCGACCCCGATGTGCTGGTCGAGTGGACCGGGGTCGGGGTCGTCGCCCCCACCATGACGGTCGCTCAGGCGGACGCCGCCCGTAAGGTGTTCGGCCACCCGATCCTGACCTGGGACAACTACCCGGTCAACGACTACGCCACGAACCGCCTCCTGCTCGGACCGTTCAACGGCCGCGAGAAGGGGCTGCCCGGGCGGCTCGCCGGCATCACCGCCAACCCGATGATCCAGTCGTACGCGTCAAAGCTCTCGCTGTACACCGTCGCCGACTACGCCTGGAACGACGCCGCCTACGACCCGCGCGCGTCCTGGGGCAAGGGCATCGAGGAGTACGCGGGCGGCGACGCCCGGACCGCGAAGGCGCTGCGGGCCTTCGCGGACGTCAACTACAGCTCCGCGCTCAACACCGCGAAGGCGCCCGAGCTGTCCGCCGCCTTTGCCCGCTACTGGGAGTCCGGGGACGCGAGGCGGCTC
Proteins encoded in this window:
- a CDS encoding beta-N-acetylglucosaminidase domain-containing protein translates to MTPRPPRITALTAAAALLAGGMLAAGPSARAAGSPPAPATARDTPTITPTPQSAEPRPDRVTVTPTVTLIAGETADGPTLDLVEKALREAGAQHVVRAERPVPGRLTVYAGDAAALAAQKLDGPAGLPAEGYVLGIGAGRIVLAGKDSTGTYYAAQTLRQVLPHRGHPGGKAAGLAVRDWPGTALRGVIEGFYGTPWSHEARLDQLDYYGEHKMNIYVYSPKDDDYLRAKWRDPYPADRLAQIKDLADRAALRHVEFTYALSPGLSVCYSSDADVQALIGKFRTMWDIGVRTFAVPLDDISYTNWNCDADKAKWGTGGGAAGAAQAHLLNRVNQEFIATHPGAQPLQMVPTEYYNVSSSAYKTALSGQLDPDVLVEWTGVGVVAPTMTVAQADAARKVFGHPILTWDNYPVNDYATNRLLLGPFNGREKGLPGRLAGITANPMIQSYASKLSLYTVADYAWNDAAYDPRASWGKGIEEYAGGDARTAKALRAFADVNYSSALNTAKAPELSAAFARYWESGDARRLDAVLASLGAAPARLRAALPDRGFIADSGPWLDATESWATAARTALRMVEAARAGKGARAWELRQRLPAQVERAASFTYTGLDGRKVPVLVGDGQLDGFTDAATAAYDRKLGVSGRPTASTSLGTYQDNTVARMLDGDDSTYFWSDGAPAAGDQLTVDLGASRTIGSVTLAMAKPGSADDYLHEGVLEYSEDGKSWQKLADFSGKPDVTAAPPAGTKARYVRARATAGQSSWVVVRAFQVATTDGTVTGNPPAATGSSLRAAADGDPGTVYEGARAPVKGDALELDLGAARPVGSVTVLRPSGAEGTADVQLRTADGTWHTVGALHGAYTAIDTAGRTADAVRLAWRAGPAAPQVAEVVVGE